The DNA segment CATAGGGAGAAGCCATGGAGAAGGCGACGAGAGTAAGGATAATGAACATTCCCCAACCGGCAACCCGCGATGTGACAGACATTGAAAAGCTCAGAAGGTAAGACGGCGATAGCAGGGCTGTCATGGTGAGATCCTTTCTTTTATTCTGGGCTGGCCCGTTCCGTTCAGGGTCAGTCAAGAAGGATCCCTTCTTGACCTACGAAAAGAATTAGTGGAATGATCCGTATTCAGGTTACGGAACACCATTCACTTTGTCAATATGGCAAAGATGGCATAAATGTTTGTTATATCCCTAAACATATTAAGAATTTATATTCTATGACCCTATAGAAAAAGGGGCCAACCTTTCGGCTGGCCCCCCGGTAAGATTTATCCCTGCAACCCTCAAGCGAGAAGATGGCTATGGTTCAAAGGCACAGTGATTCCGTGCTGTCCTTGCTGACCCCTTTGCACCCTTCTCCCACCCGGATTCTCAACACCGGCCTTTAAAAGAGGAGAGGGGTCTCCTCCCGTCCCGATCCGTATGGGGCGGCCGTTCCAGGCTATGCCTTCACAATCGGAAACGGGCCGGTCATGCCGTCAGAATCTCACGTCGTCGAAGTTGATGTGCCCCCAGCCGCCACTGGAGTGGTCGATCAGCCGGAACTGCGCGGCCTGGCCCTGGTATGCCCGGACGTCCCAGGTCATGCGCTCCATGGTCTCCGTGCATCGTCCCGTTGCTCTCTGGACGACCTGGTCGTTCACGACGAGCTCGACCCTCACCGTGTTGATGTCGCACCCGCCGCCGATGAGAAAGTTGATGGTGGGCGTGTCGATGGTGAATGGATCGGAGGTCAGGGTCCCCTGGGGTCCGTCTCCCTGCGTGCGACCGGGCGGATCGGAGGGGAAGCGCCGGTTTTCATATCCGCCGATCCAGTAGTCTCCCTGGTGGTTGGAAGGCTGGCCGCGATGGCGGGCTGTCGGGTTGTCGCCGTACGTCGGCTGGGTGCTGAAGGCGGTTCCCGTGCTCTGCCATCCCCGCAGGTCGCCCGCTTCGAAATCCCATGTGATTTTCCCCGCCGGTACCTTCTTCCTTTCCTCGGCGGGACGGACGGTTCTGTCCGTCCTTCCGGCCGGTCGGTCGGAACGTCCGGAAGGCTGTGAGCCGTCGGTAACACCGAGTTTCAGGAGGTCGGCGATGGTCACGGTCTTGGCGATGTCCCCGCGGGCGGACCCGGTCACTCTTGCCGTTTCCGTGTCGATGGCCTTGCAGGATACGCGAATGCTGTCGCCGAACGGGGTTATCGTCCCGGTGACAATGATTTCCGCTCCCGCCAGCTTGCCGATCTTCTTGATCGCCTCGGGATCCATCAGGCCGGTCAGGGAGAGCTTCTGCTCTTCGAGAATCCGTTTCATGTGATTCCGGTCGAGGACGTCGAAGCCCTGGGAATGGGACGTCAGGTTTCCCGACATCTCTTCCGCGATGAATCTCCCCAGTTCGTTCACCCGCCCCTGGAGGTCGGTGAAGTCGACCACCGCAATGCTCTTCTTCCCGGACTTCGCGATTTCAGCCGACAGGATCGACGAGAGGTTGGCGATCTCCCGCTCGTATGAGAGCGCA comes from the Syntrophales bacterium genome and includes:
- a CDS encoding FlgO family outer membrane protein, producing MKNRFKGCRRILLIFVLLALVFPTLPALSYEREIANLSSILSAEIAKSGKKSIAVVDFTDLQGRVNELGRFIAEEMSGNLTSHSQGFDVLDRNHMKRILEEQKLSLTGLMDPEAIKKIGKLAGAEIIVTGTITPFGDSIRVSCKAIDTETARVTGSARGDIAKTVTIADLLKLGVTDGSQPSGRSDRPAGRTDRTVRPAEERKKVPAGKITWDFEAGDLRGWQSTGTAFSTQPTYGDNPTARHRGQPSNHQGDYWIGGYENRRFPSDPPGRTQGDGPQGTLTSDPFTIDTPTINFLIGGGCDINTVRVELVVNDQVVQRATGRCTETMERMTWDVRAYQGQAAQFRLIDHSSGGWGHINFDDVRF